A region of the Pseudarthrobacter phenanthrenivorans Sphe3 genome:
CGTTGGCTCCAGCAGCGCCCGCAACCACCTGATGGAGCCGATCAGGACTCCACCCACCACGCCGATGACGATGGCCACTACCACTCCCACCAGAAGCCTGCCCACGCTGGGCAGGACGTCGGAGAGGAAGCGGTCCCCAAACCAGACCTCACCAAATGTCTGCACCAGGTCGGCGGGCTTGGGGACAAAGAAGTTGACCTCCCCCAGGGTGGAGGACCACCAGACCAGGACCAGGAGCACCGGGAGGCCCACGATGTAGCCGAGGTTCTTGAGCGTCCTCATACGATCACCTCTGACCGGACCGAGGAGTGCCACGCCAGGATCCGTTTTTCGATCTGGCGCATCAGGACGTTGATCAGGACGCCGATGAGCCCGGTGGCCAGCACCAGGGCATACATACCGGAAATGGCTCCGCCGGACTGGGCCAGGGCAATTTCCCGCCCGAGTCCCGGGGAGCCGATGACCAGTTCCGCGGTGATGGCCAGGACCAGCGCCACCGCGGCGGCGAGCCGGACACCCGTCATGAGGTACGGCAGGGCCGTGGGAAAGACGACATACCGGATCCGCGCCATCCTGCCGAGGCCGTACGTCTTGGCAGTGTTGTTCGCCACCATGTCCACATCGGCTACCCCGTAGAGCACCTGGATGAGGACCTGCCAGAACGAGGCGTACACGATCAGCAGCAGTGACGACTCGATCTTGACGCCGAACAGCAGCACCGCCAGCGGAATGAGCGCCACGGACGGGATGGGCCGCAGGAACTCAATGGTGGAGTTCGTGGCCTTCCTCAGGAACCCGCTGGAGCCGATGACGAAGCCGAGCAGGACGGCCGCGGCCACGGCGATCAGGAGTCCCAGGAACCACGCCTTCATGGTCTCGCCCACGGCCACCCAGAAGGCTGTCAGCCCGAAGTCGACGATCAGGGCTGCGATGACTTCAGTGGCGGGGGGAAGGAAACGTTCATCGATCAGGCCCAGCCGGGGAATGAGCTCCCAGGTGGCCAGGAAACCGATGATCCCCAGGATTCCCAGCAGTTGCTTGGCCGTCCCCTTGCCCGCCCGCCGGCGGGACTGCTCCACCTTTGGAGCAGCCCCGCCCCCGGCCAGAGTTGCCGAACTCACGGGAGGAGATCGTCCGCGCTCGGCGCCTTGGACAGCGTGCCGTACTTGGCCGCTGCCTCGCCGAGGGTATTGAAGGCGTCCTCGTTGAACTCAACCCGGTACCGCGGCAGGATCATCTTGGCGCGGGTTGGCTCGTCGATCTTCGTGTAGGTCCCCACAATTGCGCGGACCTCGTCCGGGTGCTCCTGGGCATATTCAAGGGACTTATTCATGGCCCGGGTGAATTTCTCCGTCAGCTCCGCTTTGCCGGTGATCGTGTCGCCTTTGGTGAAGTAGCCTGCGATGTCCAGCTCCGGGCTCATCTCCACAAAATTCGATGACACCACCGTTCCACCCTCATCCACCGCTTTGGACAGGAACGGCTCCAGGATCCAGGCGGCGTCCACCTGCTTGTTGGCGAGGGCGGCCGGGGCGTCCGGGAAGGCAACTTCAACGAACTTCACGCCGCTGGGGTCCCCGCCGTCCTTCTCGATGACGGACTTGATGGTGGTGTCACCGATGTTGGCGAGGTTGTTCACCGAAACTGTCTTGCCCGCCAGGTCCTTCGCCGACTTGATCTCAGATCCGGCGGGAACCACTACGCCCCCGATGTCTTTGCCTTCCTCGCCGGTGGTGGAGGCACCGTTGGCCACGAATTTAAGGTCCAGCCCCTTGTCCTTGGCAACCATCACCGAGATCAGGTTGGAGAAGGCGAAGTCGAAGCTGCCGCTGACCACGCCGGGGACGATTGCCGCGCCACCGGTGGCCGTCTGGATATCCAGTTGAAGGCCTTCCTCCTTGAAGAAGCCCTGCTTGTCCCCAAGATAGATGGGCGCGCAGTCCACGATGGGGATGACTCCCACGCTGACTTTGGTGAGCCCTGCATCTCCGCCACCTGTGGCGGGTGCGCTCCCTCCTCCCGTGGAACTGGGAGAGCCGCTGCCGCAGGCCGCCAGTCCCAATACTGAGGCGGCTGCCAGAATCGAAAAGAGACGACGTGACATGTTCACTCCTTTGTGCCCATGGCCGGGGACGGATCAGGCCCCAGGCCCTAGTGTTCGTCATTCGAACAAACGTTCGATCCAATTGATTCAACCATGGTAAGGCCGGAAAGCACACCAATACAGGGCCCATTGTTACAGCTATGGAATGAGCGCATAAGGCCCTGACCTTGGGTTTCGGTGCAGGCAGGTCAGCCGTGCCCGCCGTTTGACGCGAGCCGGGTTTCGAGGTTGTTGAAGAACACCGTCAACATAAGTTCGAAGGCTTTGGTGGCTGCCTCCGGCTCGTTCATGACCACAAAGTCGAACTGAAGTCCGTAGAACGTGGAGGTGAAAAGCCGCGCGTCCGTATCGGCAAACTCTTCGGCGATGCCCTGCACCATGAGCCAGTCGCGGGTTTTGTGGTGAAGCATCCGGAAGTGCTCCTGGGAGGTCCCCCGCGGCTCGGCCGCCACGATGTCCTGGGCGGTCGCCTCGAATTCCAGCCGGGTCAGGTGCCGGTTCCGCTGGGCCATCGTCCACTGCCAGGAGTCGAGGAGGAACTCCCGCCACGCGGCCCGGTCGATGTCCCGCACGTCGGTATTGCGCATCCGGTCCAGCCTGGACTCGATGGAGACCACGATGTCGTTGATCAGCTGGTCTCGGCTTCCGAAGTGGTACACGAGTACGTACGCGCTCATTCCCAGGCCATCGGCAAGGCTCCGAAAGGTGAGCTCGGCGAGCGTCTTGTCCATCAGGTAGTCCAGGATGGCGGCCAGGAGCTCGGCTTTGCGTTCGGGTCGTGTGGGGCGGGCCATTGATCCATCCTAGAAGCCGGACACGCGAATGCCCGCCCGGGGCAGGCCAGGGCGGGCATTCGGAGGGGGTGTCGTCAGACGCGGGTGAGTTCGTCTTCCCCTTCGCGTGACGTGTGGCCGGCTGTTCCGTTGACAGCCTTGCTGGCGTCGCCGAAACGCTCGTTGAGCCGCGAGTGGCGCTGCCCGTAGGCGAAGTAAATGGCCATGCCGATAGCCAGCCAGATGGCGAAGAAAATCCAGGTCTCCACGGCAAGGTTGGTCATCAGGTAGAGGCACAGCACGGCGGACACAACAGGCAGGACCTTGCCGAGCGGCACCCGGAAGGCGGGCTTCAGGTCGGGGCGCTTCTTCCGGAGCACCAGGATGCCCAGGCTCACCACCACGAAGGCGGACAGCGTACCGATGTTGATCATTTCCTCGAGCAGGTCCACGTTGGTCACGCCCGCCACGATGGCGACGGCGGCGCCACAGATGACCTGGAGGCGCACCGGCGTCGAACGCTTTTCACTGGTCTTCGAAAGGGCGCGGGGAAGGAGGCCGTCGCGGCTCATGGCCAGGACCACGCGGGACAGCCCCATGAGGAGCACCATGATCACAGTGGTCAGGCCCACCAGGGAACCGAACGCGATGATCTTGGCCGCGGATGTGTCGCCCACGGCTTCAAAGGCTGTGGTGAGCGTGGGGTTCTCCGCCTCGGCCAGCTGGGTGTAGGACACCATGCCGGTGAGCGCCAGCGACACCAGGATGTACAGCAGGGTAACCAGGGCGAGGCCGCCGAAGATGCCGCGGGGCAGGGTCTTCTGCGGATTCCTCACTTCCTCAGCGGAAGTAGCCACCACATCGAAGCCAATGAACGCGAAGAACACCAGCGCGGCCCCGGCGAAGATGCCAAGGGTGCCGTACTGTGCCGGGGCAGCCCCGGTGAGGAAGCCGAAGAAGGACTGCTTGAGGACGTCCGCGGCGCCGGTTCCACCGGTCGGCTCGGCGGCCGGAATGAACGGGGCGTAGTTTTCGAACTTCACGTAGGTGAAGCCCACCACGATCACAAAGAGGACGACGCCAATCTTGATCAGGGTGAAGATGTTGCCGACGCGGGCGGACAGCTTGGTTCCCAGGACCAGGAGGACGGTGAAGACGGCCACGATCAGGAACGCGCCCCAGTAAAGGTCCACCCCGCCCAGGGAGATTGCGGGCGGAACATCCGCGCCCATCAGGGCAAAGACCTTGCTGAGGTAGATGCCCCAATACTTTGCGATGACGGCGGCCGCCGTGAAGAGCTCCAGGATCAGGTTCCAGCCGATGATCCAGGCAAGGAGTTCGCCCATGGTGGCGTAAGTGAAGACGTAGGCCGAGCCTGCCACGGGGATGGCGGTGGCGAACTCCGCATAGCACATGATGGCGAGGGCGCACGTGACGGCGGCGATCGCGAAGGACAGGGTCACGGCGGGACCGGAGAAGTTGGCGGCCGCCTTCGCACCCACGGAGAAGATGCCGGCACCGACGGCCACGGCGACGCCCATGATCATCAGGTCCCAGGTGCTGAGGGAGCGCTTGAGCTTGCGTCCGGGTTCATCGGCGTCGGCGATCGACTGCTCGATGGATTTGGTCCGGAGGAGGTTCATAGGGATCACAATCCTGGTTTGTGAAGGAAACAGACCTATTAACGGTAGTGTCCATCCACTGGACGGTCCCAACCGTCCCGAATGGTGAGACGCCCTCTTTGCCGAATGTTCTTCTGCAAAAGCACTTGAGGCCCTTCACATGAAGGGCCTCAAGCGTTTTAGGCCAGAATCGCTGCAGACGGCCAGTCCATCAGGGCGGACCGGATCAGGAACCGTTTCCCTTCAGGCGCTTCCACGGAGAACCCACTGCCCCGTCCCGGCACCACGTCCACTGTCAGGTGGGTGTGGCTCCAGTACGCGAATTGCTCCCGGGACATCCAGAACTCCACGGGCTGGGGCTGCAATCCATCGGACAGATCGAACAGGCCCAGCAGGACGTCGGATCCGCCCGTCATGAAATCCCCGGCGGGATAGCACATGGGCGAGGACCCGTCGCAGCATCCGCCGGACTGGTGGAACATCAGGGGACCGTGCTGCTGCCACAGCATCCGTAGCAGCTGCACTGCCGCCTCGGTGAGCGCCACCCGGGAGAAGTCCTCCCCTGGCAGCGTCACGGCGGCCTCAAGCCTGTTGGCCTGCATCAGAACCTCAGGACCACGCGTCCGTCGATCTTGGCGTGCCTCATTTCATCGAGCACCGCATTGATCTCTGAAAGCTCACGGACGGACACCGTGGGATGGATCTTGCCCTGCGCGTAGAAGTCCAGGGCTTCCTCCATGTCCTGCCTGGTTCCCACAATGGAGCCGCGTACGGTCAGTCCCTTGAGCACAATCTCGAAGATCGGGGCAGGGAAGTCCCCCGGCGGCAGCCCGTTGAATACGATGGTGCCGCCACGGCGGGCCATGCCAATGGCCTGCCCGAAAGCCGAGGGGTGCACTGCCGTGACGAGCACTCCATGGCACCCTCCCGTTTCACGCTGGATGACCTCTACCGGATCCTCATGCAAAGCGTTGACCGTCAGCTCGGCGCCGTGGGATTTGGCCAGGGCAAGCTTGTCATCGGCTATGTCTACCGCCGCCACCCGGAGGCCCATGGCCACGGCGTACTGCACCGCGATGTGGCCCAGCCCGCCGATACCGGAGATGGTGACCCACTGCCCCGGCCGGGTCTCGGTCATCTTCAGGCCCTTGTAGACGGTGACGCCGGCGCAGAGCACCGGCGCCACCTCGACGGGGTCGGATCCCGCCGGTATGCGGGCGGCGAAGCGGGTGTCCACGAGCATGTACTCGCCGAACGAACCATCCACGCTGTAGCCGCCGTTCTGCTGCGCCTCGCACAGGGTTTCCCATCCGGTGCGGCAATACTGGCAGTCCCCGCAGGCGGACCAGAGCCAGGCGTTGCCCACCAGGTCACCCAGCGCAAGGTCGGTGACCCCTTCGCCGAGGGCCACCACTTCGCCCACGCCTTCGTGGCCGGGGATGAAGGGCGGGGAGGGCTTGACGGGCCAATCACCTTCGGCTGCGTGAAGGTCGGTGTGGCAGACGCCGGTGGTGAGGACCTTGACCAGCGCCTGTCCCGGGCCGGGAGTTGGAATCTCCAGGTCCTGGACCTGCAGGTCCCTGCCGAATTCGGTTACTACTGCTGCTTGCATTCTCGTCGTCATTGGCGAAATCCTTGCGTCGGTGTAGCGGAGATGGAACGGGTGGTTGGAAGGGGCCTAGAAGAAGCCCAGCTTGTTTTCGTTGTAGCTGACCAGCAGGTTCTTGGTCTGCTGGTAGTGGTCCAGCATCATGGCGTGGTTCTCACGCCCGATGCCCGAGGACTTGTAGCCGCCGAACGCGGCGCCGGCCGGGTAGGCGTGGTAGTTGTTGACCCAGACCCTGCCGGCCTGGATTTCGCGGCCCGCGCGGTAGGCGATGTTGCCGTTGCGGGACCAGACGCCCGCGCCGAGGCCGTACAGGGTGTCGTTGGCGAGACCCATGGCGTCGCTGTAGTCGCTGAACTTCGTCACCGCGACCACGGGGCCGAAGATTTCCTCCTGGAAGATCCGCATCTTGTTATGCCCCTCGAAGACCGTGGGCTGGACGTAGTAGCCACCGGCCAGGTCCCCGGGCAGCTCGGCGCGGGCGCCGCCGGTGAGGACCTTGGCGCCTTCCTGCTTTCCGATGTCGATGTAGGAGAGGATCTTCTCAAGCTGGTCGTTGGAGGCCTGGGCGCCCACCTGGGTTTCGGTGTCCAGCGGGTTGCCCTGGACCATTTTCTCCACCCGGGCCACGGCGTCGGCCATGAAGGATTCGTAGATGTCCTCCTGGACCAGCGCGCGGGACGGGCAGGTGCAGACCTCGCCCTGGTTGAAGGCGAACAGCGCGAAGCCTTCCTGCGCCTTGTCGTAGAAGGCGTCGTTCTCTTGGGCCACGTCGTTGAAGAAGATGTTGGGGCTCTTGCCGCCAAGTTCCAGTGTGACCGGGATGAGGTTCTGGGACGCGTACTGGCTGATCAGCCGGCCGGTGGTGGTCTCGCCCGTGAAGGCGATCTTCCGGATCCGGGGGCTGGACGCGAGCGGCTTGCCTGCCTCCACGCCGAAACCGTTGACCACGTTCAGGACACCTGCGGGCAGCAGGTCGCCGATCAGCTCCACCAGGACAAGGATGGAGCTCGGCGTCTGCTCGGCGGGCTTGAGCACCACGGCGTTGCCGGCGGCGAGCGCGGGTGCCAGCTTCCAGACTGCCATCAGGATGGGGAAGTTCCAGGGGATGATCTGGCCCACCACACCCAGCGGCTCGTGGAAGTGGTAGGCAGTGGTGTCCTCGTCCAGCTGGGACAGCCGGCCCTCCTGCGCGCGGACGGCGGAGGCGAAGTAGCGGAAGTGGTCGGCTGCGAGTGGAATGTCGGCGTTGAGGGTTTCGCGGATGGGCTTGCCGTTGTCCCACGACTCGGCCACTGCGAGCATCTCCAGGTTCTCGTCGATGCGGTCCGCGATCTTGTTCAGGATCGCGGCGCGCTCGGCCACGGAGGTCCTTCCCCACGACGGGGCGATCTTATGAGCGGCGTCCAGGGCGAGCTCGATGTCCTCTGCCGTGCCGCGTGCCACCTCACAGAAGGCCTTGCCCGTGACGGGCGTGATGTTTTCGAAGTACTGGCCCTTCACCGGCGCAACCCACTCGCCGCCGATCCAGTTCTCGTAGCGGTCCTTAAAGGTAACCTTTGAGCCCTCGGTGCCGGGCTGTGCGTAAACGGTCATTGCTAGCTCCTTTGCTAATCCAGGCGTTTGCCGTTGGAGTCAGCGTAGGAGCGGGCAGGTTGCAGCAAGGTTGCGCCCCACCTGCCGTCAAAGCATGGAGAGGACGACGGCGGGGCCCGGCTCAGGCGCGGGCCCAGGCTCAGGCGCGGAGTTCGGCTTCCAGCCGCTCGAGTTCCGCCACCACGGCGGCCCGCTTGGGTGAGCGCGGCGGAAGGAGGCGGAGCGCCGCACGGCGGACCCCGACGTCGTCCCTTGCCTCCGGAAGTTCGGCGTACCTCAGCAGCGACTCCGCGCTGCCGTCCGTCAGGACCGCCTCCCGGAGCAGCATCGAAACCCGCTCCCGGAGCTCGGTGATGCCGGGGGCCTCCGAGCGCGGCAGCACGGCGCCCCGATAGATCTCCAGGGCGATCCGGTGGGCACCGCGCTGCAGGCAGCTCAGCACCTGCGCCGAGTCCGGCACCAGGTCCAGCGGCAGGCGGTAGGGCCGTGACTCCGGGACTGCGTCCGGGTTGAGTTGCTGCAGCACCTTGCGGAGCCTGACCATTTCGGCGCGGAGGGTCATGGTGGAGCCTTCTCCGGGGTACAGCAGGCCGCACAGCTCTTCCGCGCTCAAACCGTCCGGGCGGGAGCTGAGCAGGGCCAGGATCTCGCTGTGCCGGGCGGACAGCGTGATGGTTTTGCCCTGCAGGCTGAGCAGTGCCTGGTCGCGGCCCAGCAGCTGCAGGCTGTTGCGGTAGAGGCTGGTTTCCTTGGCGGCGCCGGCCACGGCGGAAGCGCTGCGTGCCGTGCTACCTGACGCCCGTCGTCGTACCGGTGTGCGGGCCAGCTCCGCCGCCAGCTGGAGGCGTTGGACACGCAGCTGGGCCTGCGCGGCAGCCACTGTTGCCTCCACGAGGGACAAGGTATGCGGGGCTACTGCGGTGTCCGTCCCGGTGATGTCCACAACTCCCAGCACCGCACCGGAGTCCGGGTCGTGGAACGGCACGGCGGTGCAGCTCCACGCATGCACGGCCCGCTGGTAGTGCTCGGCACCGGCAATCTGGATTCCGCGGTCCAGGGCGAGGGCCGTTCCCGGGGCGCTGGTGCCCACGCTGGCCTCGGACCAGTCGGCGCCGGCGACGAACATCATGCCTTCGGCGCGGCGCTGCATCACGGGATCGCCTTCCACCCACAGCAGCCGGCCCACCTCATCGCCCACCGCTACCAGCAGTCCGCTGTCATGGCTCGGCTGGACCAGGAGCTTGCTGATGACCGGCATGATCGCGGCCAGGGGATGCTGCCGGCGGTAATCTTCCAGCTCGTCCCGGTCGATGGCCAGCGGCGCTGCGGGACTGTCCGGGTTTGCCTTGAACCCGGCGGACCGCTGCCAGGACTCCCTGATGAGCTTGCGCAGGCCTGGAATTTCCGGGGTGCCGGCCGCGGCACCATCCAGCAACTCATGCCCGGCAAGGGCTGCCCGCTGGTGCGGCTCGGCGGCCGGCTGGATCAGGTTCGTCATCGAACTCCCAATGATGGTGCGCGGCTTTCGTTCTGCCAGCCCGGCAATTGTACATCCCTCAGCCAGCTGGACGGCGGCCGGAATGCGTTGCTTTTGGCGCCCGTGGCAGGGCGGTCCCTGGAACGGCGCGGCTGCGGGAACCGGATGCCTGCAAAAGTCACGCAAACAGGTTTTGCGTCAGCGGCCAACCGGGATGTCAGCCGCGGGAGATGCGGATCATCTCCTCGCGCGGCACCACCTTGATGCGCTCCCTGACCACGTGGTCCAGGCCCTCGGGTCCGGTCCAGGCCGCGCCCAGGCCGGCCTCGTGGGCGTCGAGCTTGTTCCAGCCCTCCCACGTGGTGTACTCGATGCCCCGCTCTTCCAGCAGGTCGATGATGGCCTGCGGATCCGGGTTCTGGGCGGGCGGCAGCGTGAGCCGGTCCTCGAGCAGGAAGCCGATGGTCTCCAGGGCGTCCCCCTTGGTGTGGCCGATCAGGCCTACCGGGCCGCGCTTGATCCAGCCTGTGGCATAGATGCCCGGAACCGGGTTGCCTTCGGCGTCCAGCACCCGGCCGCCCTCGTTCGGAATGACACCGCGCTTGGCATCGTATTCCAGTTCGTCCAGGGCGGAGCCATGGTAGCCGATGGCCCGGTACACGGCCTGGACCGGATATTCGATGTACTCGCCGGTGCCTTTGACGTTTCCGGTGCCGTCAAGCTGCATGCGCTCAAACCTGATGCCGCCCACTTTGCCCGTGCCGTCGTCGAGCACTTCCACCGGGCTGTGCAGGAAGTGCAGGTGCAGCCGGCGGGAGGAGGGGTTTTCGGACTCGGTGTGCTCCTCCACCAGCCAGTTGGTGAGGGTATTGACCATGGTCTTGATCTGGTTGTTGCTGCGGATCGCCTCATCGGACGCCTCATCGAATTCGAAGTCCTCCGGGTAGAGCACAATGTCCACGTCGTTCATGTGGCTCAGTTCCCGGAGCTCCAGCGGGGTGAACTTGACCTGGGCCGGGCCGCGGCGGCCAAAGACGTGCACGTCCGTGACGGGCGAGGCCTTCAACCCCTGGTAGACGTTGTCCGGGATCTCGGTGCTCAGGAGCTCTTCGGGGTGCTTCACCAGCATGCGTGCCACGTCCAGGGCCACGTTGCCGTTGCCGATCACGGCGATTTCCCTGGCGTCCAGGGGCCATTCCCGGGCCACGTCCGGGTGGCCGTCGTACCAGGACACGAAGTCTGCGCCGCCAAATGAACCCTGGAGGCCGATGCCGGGGATGTCCAGGTCTGCGTCCTTGACCGCGCCGGTGGAGAAGATCACGGCATCGTAGAAGGAGCGGAAGTCGTGGAGGGTGAGGTCCCGGCCGTACGTCACGTTGCCCAGGAACCGGATATCGCCGCGGTCCAGGACCTTGTGCAGCGCGTTGACAATGCCTTTGATCCGCGGATGGTCCGGAGCGACGCCGTAACGGATCAGGCCATAGGGCGCGGGGTAGGCCTCGAAGAGGTCGATGCTGACTTCGAAGTCACCGTCCTTCACACCGCTGGATTTGGTGAGGATGTCCGCAGCGTAGACGCCTGCCGGTCCTGCGCCCACAATGGCGACGCGGAGGGGACGGGGGGAGCTGGATTCGCTGTGGTTGGACACCGGAAGCCCTTCTGGACTGGTCATGCGGTTCGTGGGGACGCGCGCGCAGCAGGTAGCGCACAATCTCCTATTCTAGGCCTCAGCCGCTCTTGGCCAGCGGAACCACGTCCCCCTCGCGGTACAGCAGCGCGCGGAGCTCGGCCTCGGCGGAGTCAGGCCTCTTGGGATCAATGGTTTCGCCCTCGTGGTAGTGGTCCAGCACCCGCGGATCCACGTAGCTCTTGCGTGCGATCGACGG
Encoded here:
- a CDS encoding ABC transporter permease, yielding MSSATLAGGGAAPKVEQSRRRAGKGTAKQLLGILGIIGFLATWELIPRLGLIDERFLPPATEVIAALIVDFGLTAFWVAVGETMKAWFLGLLIAVAAAVLLGFVIGSSGFLRKATNSTIEFLRPIPSVALIPLAVLLFGVKIESSLLLIVYASFWQVLIQVLYGVADVDMVANNTAKTYGLGRMARIRYVVFPTALPYLMTGVRLAAAVALVLAITAELVIGSPGLGREIALAQSGGAISGMYALVLATGLIGVLINVLMRQIEKRILAWHSSVRSEVIV
- a CDS encoding ABC transporter substrate-binding protein gives rise to the protein MSRRLFSILAAASVLGLAACGSGSPSSTGGGSAPATGGGDAGLTKVSVGVIPIVDCAPIYLGDKQGFFKEEGLQLDIQTATGGAAIVPGVVSGSFDFAFSNLISVMVAKDKGLDLKFVANGASTTGEEGKDIGGVVVPAGSEIKSAKDLAGKTVSVNNLANIGDTTIKSVIEKDGGDPSGVKFVEVAFPDAPAALANKQVDAAWILEPFLSKAVDEGGTVVSSNFVEMSPELDIAGYFTKGDTITGKAELTEKFTRAMNKSLEYAQEHPDEVRAIVGTYTKIDEPTRAKMILPRYRVEFNEDAFNTLGEAAAKYGTLSKAPSADDLLP
- a CDS encoding TetR/AcrR family transcriptional regulator, with translation MARPTRPERKAELLAAILDYLMDKTLAELTFRSLADGLGMSAYVLVYHFGSRDQLINDIVVSIESRLDRMRNTDVRDIDRAAWREFLLDSWQWTMAQRNRHLTRLEFEATAQDIVAAEPRGTSQEHFRMLHHKTRDWLMVQGIAEEFADTDARLFTSTFYGLQFDFVVMNEPEAATKAFELMLTVFFNNLETRLASNGGHG
- a CDS encoding amino acid permease is translated as MNLLRTKSIEQSIADADEPGRKLKRSLSTWDLMIMGVAVAVGAGIFSVGAKAAANFSGPAVTLSFAIAAVTCALAIMCYAEFATAIPVAGSAYVFTYATMGELLAWIIGWNLILELFTAAAVIAKYWGIYLSKVFALMGADVPPAISLGGVDLYWGAFLIVAVFTVLLVLGTKLSARVGNIFTLIKIGVVLFVIVVGFTYVKFENYAPFIPAAEPTGGTGAADVLKQSFFGFLTGAAPAQYGTLGIFAGAALVFFAFIGFDVVATSAEEVRNPQKTLPRGIFGGLALVTLLYILVSLALTGMVSYTQLAEAENPTLTTAFEAVGDTSAAKIIAFGSLVGLTTVIMVLLMGLSRVVLAMSRDGLLPRALSKTSEKRSTPVRLQVICGAAVAIVAGVTNVDLLEEMINIGTLSAFVVVSLGILVLRKKRPDLKPAFRVPLGKVLPVVSAVLCLYLMTNLAVETWIFFAIWLAIGMAIYFAYGQRHSRLNERFGDASKAVNGTAGHTSREGEDELTRV
- a CDS encoding DUF779 domain-containing protein, with the translated sequence MQANRLEAAVTLPGEDFSRVALTEAAVQLLRMLWQQHGPLMFHQSGGCCDGSSPMCYPAGDFMTGGSDVLLGLFDLSDGLQPQPVEFWMSREQFAYWSHTHLTVDVVPGRGSGFSVEAPEGKRFLIRSALMDWPSAAILA
- the adhP gene encoding alcohol dehydrogenase AdhP; the protein is MTTRMQAAVVTEFGRDLQVQDLEIPTPGPGQALVKVLTTGVCHTDLHAAEGDWPVKPSPPFIPGHEGVGEVVALGEGVTDLALGDLVGNAWLWSACGDCQYCRTGWETLCEAQQNGGYSVDGSFGEYMLVDTRFAARIPAGSDPVEVAPVLCAGVTVYKGLKMTETRPGQWVTISGIGGLGHIAVQYAVAMGLRVAAVDIADDKLALAKSHGAELTVNALHEDPVEVIQRETGGCHGVLVTAVHPSAFGQAIGMARRGGTIVFNGLPPGDFPAPIFEIVLKGLTVRGSIVGTRQDMEEALDFYAQGKIHPTVSVRELSEINAVLDEMRHAKIDGRVVLRF
- the exaC gene encoding acetaldehyde dehydrogenase ExaC, which produces MTVYAQPGTEGSKVTFKDRYENWIGGEWVAPVKGQYFENITPVTGKAFCEVARGTAEDIELALDAAHKIAPSWGRTSVAERAAILNKIADRIDENLEMLAVAESWDNGKPIRETLNADIPLAADHFRYFASAVRAQEGRLSQLDEDTTAYHFHEPLGVVGQIIPWNFPILMAVWKLAPALAAGNAVVLKPAEQTPSSILVLVELIGDLLPAGVLNVVNGFGVEAGKPLASSPRIRKIAFTGETTTGRLISQYASQNLIPVTLELGGKSPNIFFNDVAQENDAFYDKAQEGFALFAFNQGEVCTCPSRALVQEDIYESFMADAVARVEKMVQGNPLDTETQVGAQASNDQLEKILSYIDIGKQEGAKVLTGGARAELPGDLAGGYYVQPTVFEGHNKMRIFQEEIFGPVVAVTKFSDYSDAMGLANDTLYGLGAGVWSRNGNIAYRAGREIQAGRVWVNNYHAYPAGAAFGGYKSSGIGRENHAMMLDHYQQTKNLLVSYNENKLGFF
- a CDS encoding GAF domain-containing protein, translated to MTNLIQPAAEPHQRAALAGHELLDGAAAGTPEIPGLRKLIRESWQRSAGFKANPDSPAAPLAIDRDELEDYRRQHPLAAIMPVISKLLVQPSHDSGLLVAVGDEVGRLLWVEGDPVMQRRAEGMMFVAGADWSEASVGTSAPGTALALDRGIQIAGAEHYQRAVHAWSCTAVPFHDPDSGAVLGVVDITGTDTAVAPHTLSLVEATVAAAQAQLRVQRLQLAAELARTPVRRRASGSTARSASAVAGAAKETSLYRNSLQLLGRDQALLSLQGKTITLSARHSEILALLSSRPDGLSAEELCGLLYPGEGSTMTLRAEMVRLRKVLQQLNPDAVPESRPYRLPLDLVPDSAQVLSCLQRGAHRIALEIYRGAVLPRSEAPGITELRERVSMLLREAVLTDGSAESLLRYAELPEARDDVGVRRAALRLLPPRSPKRAAVVAELERLEAELRA
- a CDS encoding FAD-dependent oxidoreductase — protein: MTSPEGLPVSNHSESSSPRPLRVAIVGAGPAGVYAADILTKSSGVKDGDFEVSIDLFEAYPAPYGLIRYGVAPDHPRIKGIVNALHKVLDRGDIRFLGNVTYGRDLTLHDFRSFYDAVIFSTGAVKDADLDIPGIGLQGSFGGADFVSWYDGHPDVAREWPLDAREIAVIGNGNVALDVARMLVKHPEELLSTEIPDNVYQGLKASPVTDVHVFGRRGPAQVKFTPLELRELSHMNDVDIVLYPEDFEFDEASDEAIRSNNQIKTMVNTLTNWLVEEHTESENPSSRRLHLHFLHSPVEVLDDGTGKVGGIRFERMQLDGTGNVKGTGEYIEYPVQAVYRAIGYHGSALDELEYDAKRGVIPNEGGRVLDAEGNPVPGIYATGWIKRGPVGLIGHTKGDALETIGFLLEDRLTLPPAQNPDPQAIIDLLEERGIEYTTWEGWNKLDAHEAGLGAAWTGPEGLDHVVRERIKVVPREEMIRISRG